A single Denticeps clupeoides chromosome 7, fDenClu1.1, whole genome shotgun sequence DNA region contains:
- the ppp6r3 gene encoding serine/threonine-protein phosphatase 6 regulatory subunit 3 isoform X6: protein MFWKFDLHTTSHIDTLLEKEDVTLTEVMDEEDVLQECKAQNHKLVDFILRPQCMEDLVGYITQEPSDDVEEKLRYKYPNISCELLTSDVGQINDRLGEDEGLLTKLYSFLQNESPLNPLLASFFSKVLSILIGRKPEQIVEFLRKQEDFVDLMIKHIGTSAIMDLLLRMLTCIEPQQLRQDVLNWLNGEKVIQRLVDMVQPSQDEDRHSNASQSLCEIIRLSRDQMFQVQGYCEPDPLLTTLEKQETLEQLLSNIFDKEKNESAIVSVIQILLTLFETRRPAFEGHLDICPPGINHPSFSVSQSVLDAVMPRLKDFHQLLLEPPKKTVMKTTWGVLDPPVGSTRLNVVRLVASLLQTNTHIINMELINLNTLGVILDMYFKYIWNNFLHIQVEICTAIILATPPTEGENSEIREQDQEPIRENHLIKHLFQKCQLIQRILDAWSSNEKEQNEGGRRRGYMGHLTRIANSIVHNSDKGPNGAQIQQLISELPEADRQRWEAFSSGQLAETNKKNTVDLVNTHHIHSSSDDEVDFKDGGFHQDSSLQQAFSDYQMQQMTSNFIEQFGFNDEEFADQDDVVDIPFDRISDINFSLNSNESANIALFEACCKEKIQQFEDTGSDEEDIWDEKDVTFAPEAQRRPRSSGSTDSEESTDSEEEDGKRDPFEASSATPDDRMEVDTGPVWTANFDEIPMDTGGSTSAGAAAASPSSSSATMSDSAGWSSGTAAPNAQSGWADFSGFSAPSPKDPLRSSSPVAMETSVDADPLGVNAPMLSEGADQWPGEASASPVSPPAKAAVGSSGSDAEEEVAGDRITETVTNGSMKETLSLTVDAKTETAVFKRVLKSYRKEEKLPTSEDASVKCAAGEDGAEKSACASPQHASNCQKAESKHLKEKVKGPSDSLNGPLEEVTAMEETKTEQLVSPAEAAVNGPA, encoded by the exons ATGTTCTGGAAGTTTGATCTGCATACAACGTCCCACATTGACACACTCCTGGAGAAGGAGGATGTGACGCTGACTGAGGTGATGGATGAGGAGGATGTCCTTCAGGAATGCAAAGCCCAGAATCACAAGCTGGTGGACTTCATACTGCGACCCCAGTGCATGGAGGACCTGGTGGGCTACATCACCCAGGAGCCGAGTGATGACGTCGAGGAGAAACTCAGATACAA GTACCCCAACATCTCTTGTGAGCTGCTGACATCTGATGTGGGCCAGATCAATGATCGTCTAGGAGAGGATGAGGGTTTACTGACCAAGCTTTACAGCTTTCTTCAGAATGAGTCCCCCCTCAACCCTTTACTGGCCAGTTTCTTCAGCAAGGTCCTCAGTATCCTCATTGGCCGCAAACCAGAACAg ATTGTGGAGTTTCTGCGGAAGCAGGAAGACTTTGTGGATCTGATGATAAAACACATTGGCACCTCAGCCATCATGGACCTGCTGCTTAGGATGCTCACATGCATTGAGCCACAGCAGCTTAGGCAAGATGTTCTCAAT TGGTTGAATGGTGAAAAGGTGATCCAGAGGTTAGTGGATATGGTGCAACCTTCCCAGGATGAAGAC CGGCACTCCAATGCATCACAGTCCCTGTGTGAGATCATCCGCCTCAGCAGGGATCAGATGTTCCAGGTGCAGGGCTACTGTGAGCCTGACCCTCTACTAACAACACTGGAGAA ACAGGAGACATTGGAGCAACTGTTGTCCAATATATTTGACAAAGAAAAGAATGAATCAGCTATTGTCAGTGTCATCCAGATCCTCCTCACACTGTTTGAGACGAGGAGACCAGC TTTTGAGGGTCACTTGGACATCTGTCCACCTGGCATAAACCACCCGTCGTTCTCGGTTAGTCAGAGTGTCCTGGATGCAGTCATGCCCAGACTGAAAGACTTCCACCAGCTTCTCCTGGAGCCTCCCAAG AAAACCGTGATGAAGACCACCTGGGGAGTGCTTGACCCACCAGTTGGCAGCACTCGGCTGAATGTGGTGCGACTGGTGGCCAGCCTTCTCCAGACCAATACACATATCATCAACATGGAGCTAATCAACCTCAACACTCTAGGAGTCATACTG gatatgtattttaaatacatatggAATAACTTCCTACATATACAAGTAGAAATATGCACGGCAATTATCTTAGCTACTCCCCCAACTGAAGGCGAAAACTCTGAAATCAGAGAGCAAGACCAAGAACCCATCAGAGAAAACCACCTAATCAAACAT CTCTTTCAGAAGTGCCAGTTAATACAGAGAATTCTTGACGCGTGGAGCTCCAATGAGAAAGAACA GAACGAGGGGGGTCGTCGAAGGGGCTACATGGGACATCTGACCAGAATAGCCAATTCCATAGTGCACAACAGCGACAAGGGGCCTAATGGGGCTCAGATTCAGCAGCTCATTTCAG AGCTCCCCGAAGCTGACCGGCAGCGGTGGGAAGCCTTTTCGTCTGGTCAACTAGctgaaacaaacaagaaaaacacTGTAGATTTA GTTAACACGCACCATATTCACTCGTCCAGTGATGATGAGGTTGATTTTAAGGATGGTGGATTCCACCAGGATTCCTCCCTTCAACAA GCCTTTTCTGATTATCAGATGCAACAAATGACGTCCAATTTTATTGAGCAGTTTGGCTTCAATGATGAAGAGTTTGCCGATCAGGATGATGTCGTGGA TATTCCCTTTGATAGAATATCAGACATCAACTTTTCCTTGAATTCAAACGAAAGT GCAAATATAGCTCTTTTTGAAGCCTGCTGTAAGGAGAAGATCCAGCAGTTTGAGGACACTGGCTCCGATGAGGAGGACATTTGGGACGAGAAAGATGTCACTTTCGCACCAGAAGCACAGCGTCGTCCCCG GAGCTCCGGCAGTACTGATAGTGAGGAGAGCACAGATTCAGAAGAGGAGGATGGCAAGCGCGACCCGTTTGAGGCCAGCAGTGCCACGCCTGATGACCGGATGGAAGTTGACACTG GTCCTGTGTGGACTGCGAACTTTGATGAAATCCCTATGGATACAGGCGGCTCCACCAGTGCAGGCGCAGCAGCTgcctccccctcctcttcttctgccACCATGTCTGACTCGGCAGGCTGGAGCTCTGGTACCGCTGCCCCTAACGCTCAGTCCGGCTGGGCCGACTTCTCCGGCTTCTCAGCACCCAG CCCCAAAGACCCTCTGAGGAGCAGCTCTCCTGTAGCCATGGAGACCAGTGTAGATGCGGACCCGCTTGGTGTGAACGCACCCATGCTATCCGAAG GTGCAGATCAGTGGCCTGGGGAGGCATCTGCCTCGCCCGTTTCCCCTCCTGCCAAGGCGGCCGTGGGCAGCAGCGGCTCAGACGCCGAGGAGGAGGTGGCAGGCGACCGGATCACGGAGACGGTCACTAATGGCTCCATGAAGGAGACTCTCAGCCTTACTGTAGATGCCAAAACCGAAACTGCTGTTTTCAAAAG AGTGTTGAAATCTTATCG TAAGGAGGAGAAGCTACCTACCTCTGAAGATGCATCTGTCAAGTGTGCCGCAGGAGAAGACGGCGCTGAGAAGAGTGCGTGTGCATCTCCTCAGCATGCTAGCAACTGTCAGAAAGCAGA GTCAAAGCACTTAAAAGAGAAAGTAAAAGGTCCAAGTGATTCACTCAATGGTCCTCTTGAAGAAGTGACAGCCATGGAAGAAACCAA AACCGAGCAGCTTGTATCCCCAGCTGAGGCAGCGGTGAACGGGCCAGCGTGA
- the ppp6r3 gene encoding serine/threonine-protein phosphatase 6 regulatory subunit 3 isoform X9, translating into MFWKFDLHTTSHIDTLLEKEDVTLTEVMDEEDVLQECKAQNHKLVDFILRPQCMEDLVGYITQEPSDDVEEKLRYKYPNISCELLTSDVGQINDRLGEDEGLLTKLYSFLQNESPLNPLLASFFSKVLSILIGRKPEQIVEFLRKQEDFVDLMIKHIGTSAIMDLLLRMLTCIEPQQLRQDVLNWLNGEKVIQRLVDMVQPSQDEDRHSNASQSLCEIIRLSRDQMFQVQGYCEPDPLLTTLEKQETLEQLLSNIFDKEKNESAIVSVIQILLTLFETRRPAFEGHLDICPPGINHPSFSVSQSVLDAVMPRLKDFHQLLLEPPKKTVMKTTWGVLDPPVGSTRLNVVRLVASLLQTNTHIINMELINLNTLGVILDMYFKYIWNNFLHIQVEICTAIILATPPTEGENSEIREQDQEPIRENHLIKHLFQKCQLIQRILDAWSSNEKEQNEGGRRRGYMGHLTRIANSIVHNSDKGPNGAQIQQLISELPEADRQRWEAFSSGQLAETNKKNTVDLVNTHHIHSSSDDEVDFKDGGFHQDSSLQQAFSDYQMQQMTSNFIEQFGFNDEEFADQDDVVDIPFDRISDINFSLNSNESANIALFEACCKEKIQQFEDTGSDEEDIWDEKDVTFAPEAQRRPRSSGSTDSEESTDSEEEDGKRDPFEASSATPDDRMEVDTGPVWTANFDEIPMDTGGSTSAGAAAASPSSSSATMSDSAGWSSGTAAPNAQSGWADFSGFSAPSPKDPLRSSSPVAMETSVDADPLGVNAPMLSEGADQWPGEASASPVSPPAKAAVGSSGSDAEEEVAGDRITETVTNGSMKETLSLTVDAKTETAVFKSKEEKLPTSEDASVKCAAGEDGAEKSACASPQHASNCQKAESKHLKEKVKGPSDSLNGPLEEVTAMEETKTEQLVSPAEAAVNGPA; encoded by the exons ATGTTCTGGAAGTTTGATCTGCATACAACGTCCCACATTGACACACTCCTGGAGAAGGAGGATGTGACGCTGACTGAGGTGATGGATGAGGAGGATGTCCTTCAGGAATGCAAAGCCCAGAATCACAAGCTGGTGGACTTCATACTGCGACCCCAGTGCATGGAGGACCTGGTGGGCTACATCACCCAGGAGCCGAGTGATGACGTCGAGGAGAAACTCAGATACAA GTACCCCAACATCTCTTGTGAGCTGCTGACATCTGATGTGGGCCAGATCAATGATCGTCTAGGAGAGGATGAGGGTTTACTGACCAAGCTTTACAGCTTTCTTCAGAATGAGTCCCCCCTCAACCCTTTACTGGCCAGTTTCTTCAGCAAGGTCCTCAGTATCCTCATTGGCCGCAAACCAGAACAg ATTGTGGAGTTTCTGCGGAAGCAGGAAGACTTTGTGGATCTGATGATAAAACACATTGGCACCTCAGCCATCATGGACCTGCTGCTTAGGATGCTCACATGCATTGAGCCACAGCAGCTTAGGCAAGATGTTCTCAAT TGGTTGAATGGTGAAAAGGTGATCCAGAGGTTAGTGGATATGGTGCAACCTTCCCAGGATGAAGAC CGGCACTCCAATGCATCACAGTCCCTGTGTGAGATCATCCGCCTCAGCAGGGATCAGATGTTCCAGGTGCAGGGCTACTGTGAGCCTGACCCTCTACTAACAACACTGGAGAA ACAGGAGACATTGGAGCAACTGTTGTCCAATATATTTGACAAAGAAAAGAATGAATCAGCTATTGTCAGTGTCATCCAGATCCTCCTCACACTGTTTGAGACGAGGAGACCAGC TTTTGAGGGTCACTTGGACATCTGTCCACCTGGCATAAACCACCCGTCGTTCTCGGTTAGTCAGAGTGTCCTGGATGCAGTCATGCCCAGACTGAAAGACTTCCACCAGCTTCTCCTGGAGCCTCCCAAG AAAACCGTGATGAAGACCACCTGGGGAGTGCTTGACCCACCAGTTGGCAGCACTCGGCTGAATGTGGTGCGACTGGTGGCCAGCCTTCTCCAGACCAATACACATATCATCAACATGGAGCTAATCAACCTCAACACTCTAGGAGTCATACTG gatatgtattttaaatacatatggAATAACTTCCTACATATACAAGTAGAAATATGCACGGCAATTATCTTAGCTACTCCCCCAACTGAAGGCGAAAACTCTGAAATCAGAGAGCAAGACCAAGAACCCATCAGAGAAAACCACCTAATCAAACAT CTCTTTCAGAAGTGCCAGTTAATACAGAGAATTCTTGACGCGTGGAGCTCCAATGAGAAAGAACA GAACGAGGGGGGTCGTCGAAGGGGCTACATGGGACATCTGACCAGAATAGCCAATTCCATAGTGCACAACAGCGACAAGGGGCCTAATGGGGCTCAGATTCAGCAGCTCATTTCAG AGCTCCCCGAAGCTGACCGGCAGCGGTGGGAAGCCTTTTCGTCTGGTCAACTAGctgaaacaaacaagaaaaacacTGTAGATTTA GTTAACACGCACCATATTCACTCGTCCAGTGATGATGAGGTTGATTTTAAGGATGGTGGATTCCACCAGGATTCCTCCCTTCAACAA GCCTTTTCTGATTATCAGATGCAACAAATGACGTCCAATTTTATTGAGCAGTTTGGCTTCAATGATGAAGAGTTTGCCGATCAGGATGATGTCGTGGA TATTCCCTTTGATAGAATATCAGACATCAACTTTTCCTTGAATTCAAACGAAAGT GCAAATATAGCTCTTTTTGAAGCCTGCTGTAAGGAGAAGATCCAGCAGTTTGAGGACACTGGCTCCGATGAGGAGGACATTTGGGACGAGAAAGATGTCACTTTCGCACCAGAAGCACAGCGTCGTCCCCG GAGCTCCGGCAGTACTGATAGTGAGGAGAGCACAGATTCAGAAGAGGAGGATGGCAAGCGCGACCCGTTTGAGGCCAGCAGTGCCACGCCTGATGACCGGATGGAAGTTGACACTG GTCCTGTGTGGACTGCGAACTTTGATGAAATCCCTATGGATACAGGCGGCTCCACCAGTGCAGGCGCAGCAGCTgcctccccctcctcttcttctgccACCATGTCTGACTCGGCAGGCTGGAGCTCTGGTACCGCTGCCCCTAACGCTCAGTCCGGCTGGGCCGACTTCTCCGGCTTCTCAGCACCCAG CCCCAAAGACCCTCTGAGGAGCAGCTCTCCTGTAGCCATGGAGACCAGTGTAGATGCGGACCCGCTTGGTGTGAACGCACCCATGCTATCCGAAG GTGCAGATCAGTGGCCTGGGGAGGCATCTGCCTCGCCCGTTTCCCCTCCTGCCAAGGCGGCCGTGGGCAGCAGCGGCTCAGACGCCGAGGAGGAGGTGGCAGGCGACCGGATCACGGAGACGGTCACTAATGGCTCCATGAAGGAGACTCTCAGCCTTACTGTAGATGCCAAAACCGAAACTGCTGTTTTCAAAAG TAAGGAGGAGAAGCTACCTACCTCTGAAGATGCATCTGTCAAGTGTGCCGCAGGAGAAGACGGCGCTGAGAAGAGTGCGTGTGCATCTCCTCAGCATGCTAGCAACTGTCAGAAAGCAGA GTCAAAGCACTTAAAAGAGAAAGTAAAAGGTCCAAGTGATTCACTCAATGGTCCTCTTGAAGAAGTGACAGCCATGGAAGAAACCAA AACCGAGCAGCTTGTATCCCCAGCTGAGGCAGCGGTGAACGGGCCAGCGTGA